In Oryza brachyantha chromosome 1, ObraRS2, whole genome shotgun sequence, the following are encoded in one genomic region:
- the LOC102713673 gene encoding signaling peptide TAXIMIN 1, which translates to MCCGGGDCRPIGWLLGLPFALLAVVVSFIGAIIWIVGLPISCICPCCLCVTVLLEVAVELVKAPLHVMTWFTSKIPC; encoded by the exons AtgtgctgcggcggcggcgactgccGGCCGATCGGGTGGCTGCTCGGCCTGCCCTTcgcgctcctcgccgtcgtcgtctccttCATCGGCGCCATCATCTGGATCGTCGG GCTGCCGATCTCATGCATCTGCCCGTGCTGCCTGTGCGTGACGGTGCTGCtcgaggtggcggtggagcTCGTCAAGGCGCCGCTCCATGTCATGACGTGGTTCACCTCCAAGATACCCTGctga
- the LOC102710933 gene encoding uncharacterized protein HI_0077 — protein MLPLRLLPPLSFPLPRGPTPRRLFATAASASPLPWPGLHAWRRAPPSDLRTWGPHGPCAPPDADEAGSEEASASSSLAEMGALVLSTADPLAKARLTHAAFTRWVAGLPVGLAGAPDHPARPDKPIVVTQKEITTHKQMGVPLNAYMLHMLAHVELNAIDLAWDTVVRFSPLRDTLGDGFFADFARVADDESRHFRWYSQRLTELGFSYGDMPVHNLLWRECAKSSSDVSARLAVIPLVQEARGLDAGPRLVHKLLGFGDHRSADIVNKVAEEELAHVSVGLHWFLKVCQMMGRVPDATFRDLIKEHDVVLKGPFNYSARDEAGIPREWYEEKLKHEKPSKLLEVHDRLACIVEMEKENTSLNG, from the exons ATGCTCCCGCTccggctgctgccgccgctctcGTTCCCACTGCCGCGTGGCCCCACGCCGCGCCGACTCTTCGCCACTGCGGCTTCCGCGTCGCCGCTCCCATGGCCGGGCCTCCACGCATGGCGCCGGGCCCCGCCAAGCGACCTCCGCACGTGGGGCCCGCACGGGCCCTGCGCTCcccccgacgccgacgaggccgGCTCGGAGGAAGCTAGCGCGTCCTCGTCGCTGGCCGAGATGGGCGCCCTCGTGCTGTCCACCGCCGACCCCCTCGCCAAGGCGCGGCTCACTCACGCTGCCTTCACACGGTGGGTCGCCGGGCTCCCCGTCGGCTTGGCCGGAGCCCCTGACCACCCCGCCAGGCCTGATAAGCCCATCGTG GTGACGCAGAAGGAGATCACCACGCACAAGCAGATGGGGGTGCCGCTCAACGCGTACATGCTCCACATGTTGGCGCACGTCGAGCTCAATGCGATCGACCTTGCCTGGGACACGGTCGTGCGGTTCTCGCCGCTCCGGGACACGCTGGGGGATGGCTTCTTCGCGGATTTTGCGCGTGTGGCTGACGATGAGAGCCGGCATTTTCGGTGGTACTCCCAGCGGCTCACTGAGCTTGGGTTCAG CTACGGTGATATGCCTGTTCACAATCTTCTGTGGAGAGAGTGTGCGAAATCCTCAAGTGACGTTTCCGCGCGATTGGCAGTGATACCGCTAGTTCAG GAAGCTCGAGGCCTTGATGCTGGACCAAGACTTGTCCATAAGTTACTTGGTTTTGGGGATCATAGATCCGCAGATATTGTGAATAAAGTAGCAGAGGAAGAGCTTGCACACGTTTCTGTAGGTTTGCATTGGTTCCTGAAAGTATGCCAAATGATGGGTCGTGTCCCAGATGCAACTTTTAGAG ACTTGATAAAGGAGCATGATGTGGTGCTGAAGGGTCCATTTAACTACTCAGCTCGCGATGAAGCTGGCATACCCCGAGAATG GTATGAAGAGAAGTTAAAGCATGAAAAGCCAAGTAAACTTTTGGAG GTGCACGATAGATTAGCCTGCATTGTTGAGATGGAGAAGGAGAATACAAGTTTGAATGGCTAG
- the LOC102713945 gene encoding GDSL esterase/lipase At5g45910-like, which translates to MAAEAAVVLFVAVFLLSVACRPGSSQSYNAIYNFGDSITDTGNLCTGGCPSWLTTGQPPYGNTYFGRPTGRCTDGRVIVDFLADRFGLPLLPPSKASGGDFKRGANMAIIGATTMNFDFFQSIGLGNSIWNNGPLDTQIQWFQQLMPSICGNDCKSYLGNSLFIFGEFGGNDYNAPLFGGKSMDEVKGYVPQIISKITSGVETLIGLGAVDIVVPGVLPIGCFPLYLTLYQSSSQDDYDGNGCLKSFNSLAVYHNGLLKQGLAGVQSKYPAVRLMYGDFYDQVAQMVQSPGSFGLTYGLKVCCGAGGQGSYNYNNQARCGMSGASACGDPENYLVWDGIHLTEAAYRSIADGWLRGPYCSPAILH; encoded by the exons atggcggccgaggcggccgtcgtcctcttcgtcgccgtcttcctcctctccgtcGCCTGCCGGCCCGGCTCCTCGCAGAGCTACAACGCGATATACAACTTCGGCGACTCCATCACCGACACCGGCAACCTCTGCACCGGCGGCTGCCCGTCGTGGCTCACCACCGGCCAGCCTCCCTACGGCAACACCTACTTCGGCCGCCCCACCGGCCGCTGCACCGACGGCCGCGTCATCGTCGACTTCCTAG CTGACCGCTTCGGCTTGCCGCTGCTTCCGCCGTCGaaggcgagcggcggcgacttcAAGAGAGGCGCGAACATGGCCATCATCGGCGCCACCACCATGAACTTCGACTTCTTCCAGTCGATCGGGCTGGGCAACAGCATCTGGAACAACGGCCCCCTCGACACCCAAATCCAGTGGTTCCAGCAGCTCATGCCGTCCATCTGCGGGAACG ACTGCAAGAGCTACCTGGGCAACTCGCTGTTCATCTTCGGCGAGTTCGGCGGCAACGACTACAACGCCCCTCTCTTCGGCGGCAAGAGCATGGACGAGGTGAAAGGCTACGTGCCCCAGATCATCAGCAAGATCACGAGCGGCGTAGAG ACGCTGATCGGGCTCGGCGCGGTGGACATCGTGGTGCCGGGCGTGCTGCCGATCGGGTGCTTCCCGCTGTACCTGACGCTGTACCAGAGCTCCAGCCAGGACGACTACGACGGCAATGGCTGCCTCAAGAGCTTCAACTCGCTCGCCGTCTACCACAACGGCCTGCTCAAGCaggggctcgccggcgtccaGAGCAAGTACCCGGCCGTCCGGCTCATGTACGGCGACTTCTACGACCAGGTCGCCCAGATGGTTCAGTCTCCCGGGAGTTTCG GGCTAACATATGGCCTGAAAGTGTGCTGCGGCGCCGGTGGGCAGGGCTCCTACAACTACAACAACCAGGCGAGGTGTGGCATGTCAGGGGCGAGCGCCTGCGGAGACCCGGAGAACTACCTGGTCTGGGACGGCATTCACCTCACCGAGGCTGCCTACCGTTCGATCGCGGATGGATGGCTCAGGGGGCCATACTGCAGCCCGGCTATTCTGCACTGA